A genomic segment from Candidatus Methanoperedens sp. encodes:
- a CDS encoding ABC transporter substrate-binding protein, whose translation MNTKTYGIIGLLILGSITVFSLYNDSSAPESAETVLLKIGLVGALPGKELGVSIKEGYLDDELAKVNARYEIITSTGAGNPIAEFLGSKSIDISDSGDVPILHTIGAGIDVEIIAIKPWGGSRNSIVVLNGSGIKSVKDLKGKKVAGGSGGGNAHLFSWYIVEKYGLSPKNDVTWVNLESADAVAALLSKQVDAAVIGTTTIAKYEKEGSVEILFEVSEDPEWPGQDIHVVRREYGIKNPGVVTAFLKAQIRAQEWIKDHPDEYLEFQANTSKISVNALKRQFPGSEFIQSFSLTQKEIDKLNRQKANLIKIGIHTTGDFDVASRVNRTYLEAALKDISKR comes from the coding sequence ATGAATACTAAAACATACGGAATCATAGGATTACTGATACTGGGTTCAATAACAGTATTCTCTTTATACAATGACAGCAGTGCACCGGAGAGTGCGGAAACAGTATTACTCAAAATAGGACTTGTGGGCGCTCTCCCGGGCAAAGAATTGGGAGTATCCATAAAGGAAGGTTATCTTGACGACGAACTTGCAAAAGTTAATGCCAGATACGAAATAATTACTTCTACAGGGGCTGGTAATCCGATTGCAGAGTTTCTCGGGTCTAAAAGTATTGACATAAGCGACTCCGGTGATGTACCGATCTTGCATACTATTGGCGCAGGAATAGATGTTGAAATAATTGCAATAAAACCATGGGGTGGGTCAAGAAATTCAATTGTGGTATTAAACGGATCAGGAATCAAATCTGTCAAGGACCTGAAGGGTAAAAAAGTAGCCGGAGGGTCCGGAGGTGGGAACGCTCATCTGTTTTCCTGGTATATTGTGGAAAAATATGGTCTGTCACCAAAAAATGACGTAACCTGGGTGAATCTGGAGAGTGCGGATGCGGTGGCTGCCCTGCTCAGTAAACAAGTTGATGCTGCAGTAATTGGCACAACAACTATAGCAAAATATGAAAAAGAAGGATCGGTGGAAATATTATTTGAAGTGAGCGAAGATCCGGAATGGCCGGGTCAGGATATACATGTCGTACGACGGGAGTATGGAATTAAGAATCCCGGAGTAGTGACAGCGTTCTTAAAAGCTCAGATAAGAGCGCAAGAATGGATAAAGGATCACCCCGATGAATACCTGGAATTCCAGGCGAATACTTCCAAAATATCTGTTAATGCTCTCAAGAGGCAGTTTCCTGGCAGTGAGTTCATTCAAAGTTTCTCTTTGACTCAGAAAGAAATTGATAAATTAAACAGGCAAAAAGCAAACCTGATAAAAATTGGAATACACACAACAGGTGATTTCGATGTAGCATCCAGGGTAAATAGAACCTATCTCGAAGCAGCATTGAAAGATATATCAAAGAGGTAA
- a CDS encoding ABC transporter permease, giving the protein MHIKGWAHRLITKYLLVFIVIFLWEILPRSGIINPILLPTFSLTIITIKNLFLSGELLVHLSASLKRSLLGFGLALVAGISLGLVIGWYNRIEMYSDLLVQSLRNTSTFALMPIFILLLGIGELSKIAIIFFGAVWPILINTISGVKNVDPLFIKAARSMGVNDRELFRKVILPASVPSIIAGVRLGVKIAIMVVIAAEMIAANSGMGYFIQYARTVIQTDQVYAGVLVMTVLGLAANYFMVWIEKKATYWKGDIDNAIL; this is encoded by the coding sequence ATGCACATTAAAGGATGGGCGCACAGATTAATAACAAAATATTTACTGGTATTTATTGTTATTTTTCTCTGGGAAATCCTGCCAAGGTCAGGGATCATTAATCCCATCCTTTTGCCCACGTTCTCATTAACAATAATAACAATAAAGAATCTCTTCTTATCGGGTGAATTGCTGGTTCATCTGTCAGCAAGTTTAAAAAGGTCGCTTCTGGGATTCGGATTGGCCTTAGTGGCAGGTATATCACTGGGACTTGTGATCGGATGGTATAACCGTATTGAGATGTATTCCGACCTGTTAGTGCAAAGCCTGAGGAATACCTCAACATTTGCCCTTATGCCGATATTTATATTACTTCTTGGGATCGGTGAGCTATCAAAAATAGCCATAATATTTTTCGGCGCTGTATGGCCTATCCTGATAAACACTATAAGTGGGGTCAAAAACGTTGATCCCCTTTTCATAAAGGCAGCCAGGTCGATGGGAGTAAATGATCGCGAATTATTCAGGAAAGTAATACTTCCTGCAAGTGTGCCATCAATAATTGCCGGTGTCAGACTGGGAGTTAAAATAGCGATAATGGTAGTGATCGCAGCCGAAATGATTGCCGCCAATTCAGGAATGGGATATTTTATCCAATATGCCCGGACCGTCATCCAGACAGATCAGGTTTATGCCGGCGTTCTGGTTATGACAGTTTTAGGTCTTGCAGCTAATTATTTTATGGTCTGGATCGAAAAGAAAGCAACCTACTGGAAAGGGGACATCGATAATGCGATTTTATAA